From a single Stigmatopora nigra isolate UIUO_SnigA chromosome 21, RoL_Snig_1.1, whole genome shotgun sequence genomic region:
- the rfx5 gene encoding uncharacterized protein rfx5 isoform X2: MSEERRGRRASGGEEGDASDGDAEPSALLLKLKTNISKSVQSKVDQILQDVQRFSDNDKLYLYLQLPSGLGAGEKRLAADATSAPPPGDKSGDAWFNTCEQLLTCNWIRSHLEEHSDTCLLKQDVYETYKRYCDNLQQRPLSAANFGKVIRDIFPNIKARRLGGRGQSKYCYSGIRRKTVLNMPLLPKLDLKNDPAELTELVQTYKQEVMEAACELICDWAQKILKRSFDTVVEIARYLIQEHIVNPRCSQAELVASAALAGGPAKPHKVIKKSPLVAKCEGDAPADSKRDFGDSASSSKPAADKMVAVSKPQSLDAPPSPAVSSLRPAVEAYMKQLPRILPRCSLPDKSSALSVRSSPPSLAHRDASCTGGASGTGATTGSGVKVIAMATLPQRQGGPLPLVIVPQGCLSYEREKAPPPPPPSVLHKAPEGIINKRPLEVTAGTSAGAPPGPPVKRKRGRPRKPRPDDASPAAAPPPPQPLPTPPHHGPVITSVTGGVIQKASPSSSASQPPVLELLIQEPPGLLLSTLPDATGMRRGLCDGAAPPEPERRARPLLLFQSATNAGWELAASGRTPMVEVIQKAPRPNNNNNNNNNNNNPPLTAPRMQVERGELDVRPSSSLITKEEENP; encoded by the exons ATGTCGGAGGAGCGGCGGGGGCGGCGGGCGTCCGGCGGCGAGGAGGGAGACGCGAGCGACGGCGACGCCGAGCCTAGCGCGCTGTTGCTGAAGCTCAAGACCAACATCTC GAAGAGCGTTCAGAGCAAAGTGGACCAGATTCTG CAAGATGTTCAGCGCTTCTCCGACAACGACAAACTCTACCTGTACCTCCAGCTGCCGTCGGGCCTGGGCGCCGGCGAGAAGAGGTTGGCCGCCGACGCGACTTCTGCCCCGCCCCCTGGCGACAAGAG CGGCGACGCCTGGTTCAACACCTGCGAGCAACTGCTCACCTGCAATTGGATCCGCAGCCACCTGGAGGAGCACTCGGACACTTGCCTACTCAAGCAAGACGTCTACGAAACGTACAA GCGTTACTGCGACAACCTGCAGCAGCGCCCGCTGAGCGCCGCCAACTTTGGCAAAGTCATCCGGGACATTTTCCCCAACATCAAAGCGCGCCGCCTCGGGGGCAGAGGGCAGTCCAA GTACTGTTACAGCGGAATCAGGAGAAAGACCGTACTCAACATGCCACTTCTGCCCAAACTGGATCTCAAGAATGACCCG GCGGAGTTGACAGAGTTGGTGCAGACGTACAAGCAAGAAGTGATGGAAGCGGCGTGCGAGCTGATCTGCGATTGGGCGCAGAAAATCCTCAAACGTTCCTTTGACACGGTGGTGGAAATTGCTCGCTACCTCATCCAGGAGCACATCGTCAACCCCCGCTGCAGCCAAGCCGAGCTGGTGGCGTCGGCGGCGCTGGCGG GAGGTCCCGCCAAGCCTCATAAGGTCATCAAGAAGAGTCCGCTGGTGGCCAAATGTGAGGGCGACGCCCCCGCAGACTCAAAG CGGGACTTCGGGGACTCCGCCTCCTCGTCAAAGCCGGCGGCCGACAAGATGGTGGCCGTGTCCAAACCCCAGTCGCTGGACGCCCCTCCCTCTCCCGCCGTCTCCTCTCTACGGCCCGCG gtgGAAGCGTACATGAAACAGCTTCCGCGAATTCTCCCCCGCTGTTCCCTCCCAGATAAGAGCAGCGCGCTCTCGGTTCGCTCGTCGCCGCCCTCTTTGGCACACAGGGACGCTTCTTGCACGGGCGGCGCCTCGGGAACGGGCGCTACCACCGGCAGCGGCGTGAAGGTGATCGCCATGGCAACGCTGCCCCAACGCCAGGGCGGACCCCTCCCCCTGGTCATCGTCCCCCAGGGCTGTTTGTCATACGAACGGGAgaaagcgccgccgccgccgccaccgtcggTGCTCCACAAAGCGCCAGAGGGCATCATCAACAAGCGTCCCCTGGAGGTCACGGCGGGCACGTCCGCGGGCGCCCCGCCGGGTCCTCCGGTCAAGCGTAAACGCGGAAGGCCTAGGAAACCCCGGCCGGACGATGCTTCCCCCGCGGCCGCCCCGCCGCCCCCTCAGCCCTTGCCCACGCCGCCGCACCACGGCCCCGTAATCACCTCGGTGACGGGCGGCGTCATCCAGAAAGCGTCCCCGTCTTCGTCGGCCTCGCAGCCGCCGGTGCTGGAGTTGCTGATCCAGGAGCCGCCGGGCCTCCTCCTGAGTACGCTGCCGGACGCCACCGGGATGCGGCGGGGCCTGTGCGACGGCGCCGCCCCTCCCGAGCCTGAGCGCAGAGCCCGCCCGCTGCTGCTCTTTCAGAGCGCCACCAACGCCGGCTGGGAGCTGGCGGCGTCCGGTCGCACACCCATGGTGGAGGTCATCCAGAAGGCGCCCCGacccaacaacaataacaacaataacaacaacaacaacaaccctccTCTGACAGCTCCCAGAATGCAAGTCGAGCGTGGCGAATTGGACGTCAGACCCTCTTCTTCTCTGATCACAAAAGAGGAGGAGAACCCCTAG
- the mindy1 gene encoding ubiquitin carboxyl-terminal hydrolase MINDY-1: MSASEPTSDPAEASDSPPDVKEDLVTTETAGSQAAGPHCDGGPRAACEQGAEPTEDEKGPTRGGAEQEEQAEAEVETMESSSPATADNSDELRESGDSASFCLPGPANLSQSVTTAESSKEGDDDVLSSSYSVLGAEGCSSLVNEAPASKDNELAESSATAGDAGMAPMVPEYYLVKWITWKGKKTPIITQSDNGPCPLLAIMNILFLRWKAKLPAQTEVVTTEELMTHLGECVLSVAPREKTTGMQLNFQQNMSDAMAVLPKLTTGLDVNVRFTGVTDFEYTPECIVFDLLDIPLYHGWLVDPQSPEMVAAVGKLSYNQLVEKIIDFKHSADSVQVSEGLAAEHFLETTATQLSYHGLCELNTAAKEGEICVFFRNNHFNTMIKNKGHLYLLVTDQGFLCEDGLVWESLHNVEGDGDFCDANFRLCHPPQRQTGSSGGPSPPGDQRQRRQIDQDYLVAVSLQRGSGMESAGTLSDLELARQLQQEEYQQQQQGAQQAATQVRGQGSQSSAARRREKDSDCVIL, encoded by the exons atgtctgcctccGAGCCGACGTCCGACCCGGCGGAGGCTTCCGATTCCCCACCGGACGTCAAGGAAGACCTCGTGACCACGGAGACCGCGGGGTCCCAGGCTGCGGGTCCGCACTGCGACGGCGGCCCCCGGGCCGCGTGTGAGCAAGGGGCGGAGCCGACTGAAGATGAAAAGGGACCCACGCGGGGCGGCGCTGAACAAGAGGAGCAAGCAG aagctgaagtggagacCATGGAGAGCTCCTCGCCGGCGACGGCGGACAATTCCGATGAACTGCGAGAGTCCGGCGACTCCGCGTCCTTTTGCCTTCCCGGTCCGGCCAACCTTTCCCAGTCGGTGACCACCGCTGAAAGCTCAAAGGAGGGAGACGACGACGTCTTGTCCTCGTCTTATTCCGTCTTGGGGGCGGAGGGATGCTCCTCGCTGGTCAACGAGGCGCCCGCTTCAAAGGACAACGAGTTGGCAG AGAGCTCGGCGACGGCCGGAGACGCCGGGATGGCTCCGATGGTGCCAGAGTATTACCTGGTCAAGTGGATCACCTGGAAGGGCAAAAAGACGCCCATCATCACGCAGAGTGACAACGGACCCTGCCCCCTGCTGGCCATCATGAACATCCTCTTCCTACGCTGGAAG GCAAAGCTTCCCGCTCAGACTGAAGTGGTCACTACGGAGGAATTGATGACTCACCTGG GCGAGTGCGTGCTGTCGGTGGCGCCCAGAGAAAAGACAACCGGGATGCAGCTCAACTTCCAACAG AACATGAGCGACGCCATGGCGGTGTTACCCAAACTGACCACGGGCCTGGACGTCAACGTCCGCTTCACGGGCGTGACGGATTTCGAGTACACGCCCGAGTGCATCGTCTTCGACCTGCTGGACATCCCGCTCTACCACGGTTGGCTAGTCGACCCACAG AGTCCGGAGATGGTGGCCGCCGTGGGCAAGCTCAGCTACAACCAGCTGGTGGAGAAGATCATCGACTTCAAACACTCGGCCGACAGCGTTCAAGTCAGTGAAG GTCTGGCGGCGGAACACTTTTTGGAAACCACGGCCACTCAGCTTTCCTACCACGGCCTGTGCGAGCTCAACACGGCGGCCAAGGAAGGAGAGATTTGCGTCTTCTTCCGGAATAATCACTTCAACACCATGATCAAAAACAAG gGCCACTTGTACCTGCTAGTGACGGACCAGGGCTTCCTGTGCGAAGACGGCCTGGTGTGGGAGTCCCTGCACAACGTGGAAGGCGACGGAGACTTCTGCGACGCCAACTTTCGCCTGTGCCACCCCCCTCAGAGGCAGACGGGGTCCTCCGGGGGCCCCTCGCCGCCCGGCGACCAACGCCAGCGGCGGCAGATCGACCAG GACTACTTGGTGGCGGTCTCCTTGCAGCGGGGGAGCGGGATGGAGTCCGCCGGGACCCTCAGCGACCTGGAATTGGCCCGACAGCTGCAACAAGAAGAATaccaacaacagcaacaagGGGCGCAGCAGGCAGCCACGCAG gTCAGAGGTCAGGGGTCGCAGTCGAGCGCGGCCAGGAGAAGAGAAAAAGACTCCGACTGCGTCATCCTCTAA
- the rfx5 gene encoding uncharacterized protein rfx5 isoform X1, whose translation MSEERRGRRASGGEEGDASDGDAEPSALLLKLKTNISKSVQSKVDQILQDVQRFSDNDKLYLYLQLPSGLGAGEKRLAADATSAPPPGDKSVHLRSGDAWFNTCEQLLTCNWIRSHLEEHSDTCLLKQDVYETYKRYCDNLQQRPLSAANFGKVIRDIFPNIKARRLGGRGQSKYCYSGIRRKTVLNMPLLPKLDLKNDPAELTELVQTYKQEVMEAACELICDWAQKILKRSFDTVVEIARYLIQEHIVNPRCSQAELVASAALAGGPAKPHKVIKKSPLVAKCEGDAPADSKRDFGDSASSSKPAADKMVAVSKPQSLDAPPSPAVSSLRPAVEAYMKQLPRILPRCSLPDKSSALSVRSSPPSLAHRDASCTGGASGTGATTGSGVKVIAMATLPQRQGGPLPLVIVPQGCLSYEREKAPPPPPPSVLHKAPEGIINKRPLEVTAGTSAGAPPGPPVKRKRGRPRKPRPDDASPAAAPPPPQPLPTPPHHGPVITSVTGGVIQKASPSSSASQPPVLELLIQEPPGLLLSTLPDATGMRRGLCDGAAPPEPERRARPLLLFQSATNAGWELAASGRTPMVEVIQKAPRPNNNNNNNNNNNNPPLTAPRMQVERGELDVRPSSSLITKEEENP comes from the exons ATGTCGGAGGAGCGGCGGGGGCGGCGGGCGTCCGGCGGCGAGGAGGGAGACGCGAGCGACGGCGACGCCGAGCCTAGCGCGCTGTTGCTGAAGCTCAAGACCAACATCTC GAAGAGCGTTCAGAGCAAAGTGGACCAGATTCTG CAAGATGTTCAGCGCTTCTCCGACAACGACAAACTCTACCTGTACCTCCAGCTGCCGTCGGGCCTGGGCGCCGGCGAGAAGAGGTTGGCCGCCGACGCGACTTCTGCCCCGCCCCCTGGCGACAAGAG TGTGCATTTGCGCAGCGGCGACGCCTGGTTCAACACCTGCGAGCAACTGCTCACCTGCAATTGGATCCGCAGCCACCTGGAGGAGCACTCGGACACTTGCCTACTCAAGCAAGACGTCTACGAAACGTACAA GCGTTACTGCGACAACCTGCAGCAGCGCCCGCTGAGCGCCGCCAACTTTGGCAAAGTCATCCGGGACATTTTCCCCAACATCAAAGCGCGCCGCCTCGGGGGCAGAGGGCAGTCCAA GTACTGTTACAGCGGAATCAGGAGAAAGACCGTACTCAACATGCCACTTCTGCCCAAACTGGATCTCAAGAATGACCCG GCGGAGTTGACAGAGTTGGTGCAGACGTACAAGCAAGAAGTGATGGAAGCGGCGTGCGAGCTGATCTGCGATTGGGCGCAGAAAATCCTCAAACGTTCCTTTGACACGGTGGTGGAAATTGCTCGCTACCTCATCCAGGAGCACATCGTCAACCCCCGCTGCAGCCAAGCCGAGCTGGTGGCGTCGGCGGCGCTGGCGG GAGGTCCCGCCAAGCCTCATAAGGTCATCAAGAAGAGTCCGCTGGTGGCCAAATGTGAGGGCGACGCCCCCGCAGACTCAAAG CGGGACTTCGGGGACTCCGCCTCCTCGTCAAAGCCGGCGGCCGACAAGATGGTGGCCGTGTCCAAACCCCAGTCGCTGGACGCCCCTCCCTCTCCCGCCGTCTCCTCTCTACGGCCCGCG gtgGAAGCGTACATGAAACAGCTTCCGCGAATTCTCCCCCGCTGTTCCCTCCCAGATAAGAGCAGCGCGCTCTCGGTTCGCTCGTCGCCGCCCTCTTTGGCACACAGGGACGCTTCTTGCACGGGCGGCGCCTCGGGAACGGGCGCTACCACCGGCAGCGGCGTGAAGGTGATCGCCATGGCAACGCTGCCCCAACGCCAGGGCGGACCCCTCCCCCTGGTCATCGTCCCCCAGGGCTGTTTGTCATACGAACGGGAgaaagcgccgccgccgccgccaccgtcggTGCTCCACAAAGCGCCAGAGGGCATCATCAACAAGCGTCCCCTGGAGGTCACGGCGGGCACGTCCGCGGGCGCCCCGCCGGGTCCTCCGGTCAAGCGTAAACGCGGAAGGCCTAGGAAACCCCGGCCGGACGATGCTTCCCCCGCGGCCGCCCCGCCGCCCCCTCAGCCCTTGCCCACGCCGCCGCACCACGGCCCCGTAATCACCTCGGTGACGGGCGGCGTCATCCAGAAAGCGTCCCCGTCTTCGTCGGCCTCGCAGCCGCCGGTGCTGGAGTTGCTGATCCAGGAGCCGCCGGGCCTCCTCCTGAGTACGCTGCCGGACGCCACCGGGATGCGGCGGGGCCTGTGCGACGGCGCCGCCCCTCCCGAGCCTGAGCGCAGAGCCCGCCCGCTGCTGCTCTTTCAGAGCGCCACCAACGCCGGCTGGGAGCTGGCGGCGTCCGGTCGCACACCCATGGTGGAGGTCATCCAGAAGGCGCCCCGacccaacaacaataacaacaataacaacaacaacaacaaccctccTCTGACAGCTCCCAGAATGCAAGTCGAGCGTGGCGAATTGGACGTCAGACCCTCTTCTTCTCTGATCACAAAAGAGGAGGAGAACCCCTAG
- the psmb4 gene encoding proteasome subunit beta type-4, translating into MAASGFKLNFWENGPKPGEFYSFPGVGPSSALGPIRHTLTPMVTGTSVLAVKFTGGVIMAADMLGSYGSLARFRNVSRLMKVNNSTILGASGDYADYQYLKHVIEQMVIDEELVGDGHNYSPKAMHSWLTRVMYNRRCKMNPLWNTVVIGGFYHGQSFLGYVDKLGVAYEAPSVATGFGAYLAQPLMRDALENKPELSKDEARQLIDRCLKVLYYRDARSYNRYEIAVVTEDGVEIVGPLSSETSWDIAHLVSGFE; encoded by the exons ATGGCAGCCAGCGGCTTCAAGCTAAACTTCTGGGAGAATGGCCCCAAACCGGGAGAATTTTATTCGTTCCCGGGCGTCGGTCCAAGTTCGGCCCTTGGTCCAATTCGACACACATT GACCCCTATGGTGACGGGAACGTCGGTGCTGGCCGTCAAATTCACGGGTGGCGTCATCATGGCGGCCGACATGTTGGGTTCATACGGCTCCTTGGCCAGATTCCGGAACGTCTCCAGATTGATGAAG GTGAACAATAGCACCATCTTGGGCGCTTCTGGCGACTACGCTGACTACCAGTACCTCAAACATGTCATCGAACAGATGGT CATTGACGAGGAGCTGGTGGGTGACGGGCACAACTACAGCCCCAAGGCCATGCACTCGTGGCTCACCAGGGTCATGTACAACCGCCGCTGTAAGATGAATCCGCTGTGGAACACTGTCGTCATCGGCGGATTCTACCACGGACAAAG tttcCTGGGTTACGTGGACAAACTGGGCGTAGCCTACGAGGCGCCCTCAGTGGCCACCGGCTTTGGCGCCTACTTGGCTCAG cCGCTAATGCGGGATGCCCTGGAGAACAAGCCGGAGTTGAGCAAAGACGAAGCTCGCCAGCTGATTGACCGCTGCCTTAAAGTTCTTTACTACAGAGACGCGCGGTCCTATAACAGA TACGAAATTGCCGTGGTAACGGAGGACGGCGTGGAGATTGTGGGCCCGTTGTCTTCCGAAACTAGTTGGGACATCGCTCACTTGGTCAG TGGCTTCGAATGA